A genomic region of Friedmanniella luteola contains the following coding sequences:
- a CDS encoding APC family permease, translating to MAPKAGLLRTKDIDDVLHQNDDEGVGEARPGLSRRLRARDLMGFGIGIVIGTGIFTLTGVQAKNNAGPGIVISFVVAGVVSLLAALCYAELAAAVPTAGSSYTYAYTTIGEIFAWVIAWDLILEFSLGAAVVARGWSGYLQEAFGLPQAYFGEEGSVVNLGAVAIVLVLGVVAMVGIRESKWVTNALVVIKVAVCLFVIVVGAFFVKAANLVPFIPPSAPPAEGATSRLQQPLWQFASGIEPAAFGVPGLLVAAAVVFFAYSGFEAVANLGEESRDPAKDMPRGLLGTLLICTVLYVGVCLVLTGMVRYTDLSEGAPLSDAFNQVGLGWAGLLIGIAAVAGLTSVILVDIVAVGRIGFAVSRDGLLPPSIGKVHPRWRTPYRFTAVATVVIAVFAAFVPLATLAEMVSIGTLFAFFVVSLAVAVLRRTKPGLRRPFKTPQVPLLPIVSALLCLALMSSLAVETWLRFLVWLAVGLAIYLLYGRRHATLAGRRPDEGAGAGA from the coding sequence ATGGCACCCAAGGCCGGTCTCCTGCGGACCAAGGACATCGACGACGTCCTCCACCAGAACGACGACGAGGGGGTGGGTGAGGCCCGTCCCGGACTCAGCCGGCGGCTCCGGGCCCGCGACCTGATGGGCTTCGGCATCGGGATCGTCATCGGCACCGGGATCTTCACCCTGACCGGCGTGCAGGCGAAGAACAACGCCGGCCCCGGGATCGTCATCAGCTTCGTCGTCGCCGGGGTGGTCAGCCTGCTGGCCGCGCTCTGCTACGCCGAGCTGGCCGCCGCCGTGCCCACCGCGGGCAGCTCCTACACCTACGCCTACACGACCATCGGCGAGATCTTCGCCTGGGTGATCGCCTGGGACCTGATCCTCGAGTTCAGCCTCGGCGCCGCCGTGGTGGCCCGGGGCTGGTCGGGCTACCTGCAGGAGGCGTTCGGGCTGCCGCAGGCCTACTTCGGGGAGGAGGGCTCGGTGGTCAACCTCGGCGCGGTGGCGATCGTGCTCGTGCTCGGGGTGGTCGCCATGGTGGGCATCCGGGAGTCGAAGTGGGTGACGAACGCGCTGGTCGTCATCAAGGTCGCGGTCTGCCTCTTCGTCATCGTCGTCGGGGCCTTCTTCGTCAAGGCCGCCAACCTGGTGCCGTTCATCCCGCCCAGCGCCCCGCCCGCCGAGGGGGCCACCAGCCGGCTGCAGCAGCCGCTGTGGCAGTTCGCGTCCGGCATCGAGCCGGCGGCCTTCGGCGTCCCCGGCCTGCTGGTGGCCGCCGCCGTCGTGTTCTTCGCCTACTCCGGCTTCGAGGCGGTCGCCAACCTGGGCGAGGAGAGCCGGGACCCGGCCAAGGACATGCCGCGCGGCCTCCTCGGGACGCTGCTGATCTGCACCGTGCTCTACGTCGGGGTCTGCCTCGTGCTCACGGGGATGGTGAGGTACACCGACCTCAGCGAGGGGGCGCCGCTCTCCGACGCCTTCAACCAGGTGGGGCTCGGCTGGGCCGGCCTGCTGATCGGCATCGCGGCGGTCGCCGGGCTCACCTCGGTGATCCTCGTCGACATCGTCGCGGTCGGCAGGATCGGCTTCGCCGTCAGCCGCGACGGGCTGCTGCCGCCGTCCATCGGCAAGGTCCACCCGCGGTGGCGGACGCCGTACCGGTTCACGGCTGTGGCCACCGTCGTCATCGCCGTCTTCGCCGCGTTCGTGCCGCTGGCGACGCTGGCCGAGATGGTCAGCATCGGCACGCTGTTCGCGTTCTTCGTGGTCTCCCTCGCCGTCGCCGTGCTGCGCCGGACGAAGCCGGGCCTGCGCCGACCGTTCAAGACCCCGCAGGTGCCGCTGCTGCCGATCGTGTCCGCGCTGCTCTGCCTGGCCCTGATGTCCAGCCTGGCGGTGGAGACCTGGCTGCGCTTCCTCGTCTGGCTCGCCGTCGGGCTGGCCATCTACCTCCTCTACGGGCGGCGGCACGCCACGCTCGCGGGGCGCCGGCCCGACGAGGGCGCGGGGGCCGGGGCCTGA
- the smc gene encoding chromosome segregation protein SMC, translating to MAERSTLYLKSLTLRGFKSFASATTLNFEPGITCVVGPNGSGKSNVVDALSWVMGEQGAKSLRGGKMEDVIFAGTSGRAPLGRAEVALTIDNTDGALPIDYTEVTISRTMFRNGGSEYAINGSAARLMDVQDLLSDSGIGREMHVIVGQGQLDGILQATPEGRRGFIEEAAGVLKHRKRKEKALRKLETCEVNLNRLSDLIAEIRRQLKPLGRQADVARRAAVIQADLRDARARLLADDLVQATLALESELADERALRERRAQLEQALEDAREREIAAEESVRAASPALTAAQETWYGLAALRERVASTVSIARERVRNAASDPGETRTGRDPDDLEREAAAVAEQERELDAQVAVRAEALTRASAERAATEEAHRTEEARLTALLRAAADRREGLARLTGQVNTLRSRAEAAEAEIGRLTAASAQAQERAEQASRAFTALESRVAGLDDGELGLDADHESAVEAQEAVRAELAEVRRQEAAATQERAALAARVEALAVGLQRKDAAAALLADGVPVDGLLGAVAALVEVEAGFEVAVAAALGRTADAVAVAGAESALAAVAHLKAEDLGRAALLVAGPSTGPAAPWPDLADGARYAVDVVRVADTLRPALTAVLERVALVEDLDAARRLVAAHPVLTAVTRDGDVLAAATAAGGSSAQPSLIELQAAVDDAERRLAEAGHTADRLRFVQSQLEERRRAADEAVEVALEKLHESDAVVTALAEELGQLSSTARSASGEADRLRQAIGQAEAARDRDVAGLAELEQRLALAASSQDEPEPDPVERDRLAEAARRARGAEMDARLALRTQEERARSLAGRADALRRAAENERQARARAQARRERLQREAREATAVQTAGTYLAAQLERSLARAAAARSEAEAARSEAEAALRTVRADVRSLGSQFEQLVDAVHRDELARAEQRMRVDALTEKAMVEVGLEAEALMADYGPDRPVPVLARPDGTALGPDDEQPPPVPYVRDVQQARFRKAERAIAALGRVNPLALEEFDAMEERHQFLAEQLEDLRRTRKDLLDIIADVDTRVEQVFAEAYADVEAAFVRVFARLFPGGEGRLVLTEPGNWLTTGVDVEARPPGKKVKRLSLLSGGERSLVAVAFLVSLFIARPSPFYILDEVEAALDDTNLGRLLEIYEELRTNSQLLVITHQKRTMEIADALYGVTMRGDGVSAVISQRLRETESVA from the coding sequence ATGGCTGAAAGGTCGACGTTGTACCTCAAGAGCCTGACCCTGCGGGGCTTCAAGTCGTTCGCCTCGGCGACGACCCTGAACTTCGAGCCGGGCATCACCTGCGTGGTCGGCCCCAACGGCTCGGGCAAGTCCAACGTCGTCGACGCCCTGAGCTGGGTGATGGGCGAGCAGGGTGCCAAGTCGCTGCGCGGCGGCAAGATGGAGGACGTCATCTTCGCCGGGACGTCCGGGCGTGCGCCGCTGGGCCGGGCCGAGGTCGCGCTGACCATCGACAACACCGACGGCGCGCTGCCGATCGACTACACCGAGGTCACGATCAGCCGGACCATGTTCCGCAACGGCGGCTCCGAGTACGCGATCAACGGCTCCGCCGCCCGGCTGATGGACGTCCAGGACCTGCTCAGCGACTCCGGCATCGGCCGCGAGATGCACGTCATCGTCGGCCAGGGCCAGCTGGACGGCATCCTGCAGGCGACGCCCGAGGGCCGCCGCGGGTTCATCGAGGAGGCCGCGGGCGTCCTCAAGCACCGCAAGCGCAAGGAGAAGGCGCTCCGCAAGCTGGAGACCTGCGAGGTCAACCTCAACCGGCTCTCCGACCTGATCGCCGAGATCCGCCGCCAGCTCAAGCCGCTCGGCCGCCAGGCCGACGTCGCCCGCCGCGCCGCCGTCATCCAGGCGGACCTGCGGGACGCCCGCGCCCGGCTGCTGGCCGACGACCTGGTGCAGGCCACGCTGGCGCTGGAGTCCGAGCTGGCCGACGAGCGGGCGCTGCGCGAGCGCCGGGCGCAGCTGGAGCAGGCGCTCGAGGACGCCCGGGAGCGCGAGATCGCCGCCGAGGAGTCCGTCCGTGCCGCGTCGCCGGCGCTCACCGCCGCCCAGGAGACCTGGTACGGCCTCGCCGCGCTGCGGGAGCGGGTGGCCAGCACCGTCTCGATCGCCCGCGAACGGGTCCGCAACGCCGCGTCCGACCCCGGCGAGACGCGCACCGGCCGCGACCCGGACGACCTGGAGCGGGAGGCGGCCGCCGTCGCCGAGCAGGAGCGCGAGCTGGACGCCCAGGTGGCCGTCCGCGCCGAGGCGCTGACCCGGGCCTCGGCCGAGCGCGCCGCCACCGAGGAGGCCCACCGGACCGAGGAGGCCCGGCTGACGGCGCTGCTGCGGGCCGCGGCCGACCGGCGGGAGGGCCTGGCGCGGCTGACCGGTCAGGTCAACACGCTCCGCAGCCGGGCCGAGGCGGCCGAGGCCGAGATCGGCCGGCTGACGGCGGCGTCCGCGCAGGCGCAGGAGCGCGCCGAGCAGGCGTCGCGCGCGTTCACCGCCCTGGAGAGCCGGGTGGCCGGCCTCGACGACGGCGAGCTGGGCCTGGACGCCGACCACGAGAGCGCCGTCGAGGCGCAGGAGGCCGTGCGCGCCGAGCTGGCCGAGGTCCGCCGGCAGGAGGCCGCCGCCACCCAGGAGCGGGCCGCCCTCGCGGCCCGGGTCGAGGCGCTCGCGGTCGGCCTGCAGCGCAAGGACGCGGCGGCCGCCCTGCTGGCCGACGGCGTGCCGGTCGACGGGCTGCTGGGGGCCGTCGCCGCCCTGGTGGAGGTCGAGGCCGGCTTCGAGGTCGCCGTCGCGGCCGCTCTCGGCCGGACCGCCGACGCGGTCGCGGTCGCGGGCGCCGAGTCCGCGCTGGCCGCCGTCGCCCACCTCAAGGCCGAGGACCTCGGCCGCGCCGCCCTGCTGGTCGCCGGCCCGTCGACCGGGCCCGCGGCACCGTGGCCCGACCTGGCGGACGGCGCCCGCTACGCCGTCGACGTCGTCCGGGTCGCCGACACCCTGCGCCCGGCGCTCACCGCGGTGCTCGAGCGGGTGGCGCTGGTCGAGGACCTCGACGCCGCCCGTCGGCTCGTCGCCGCGCACCCGGTGCTGACCGCCGTCACCCGGGACGGTGACGTGCTGGCGGCCGCCACCGCCGCCGGGGGCTCGAGCGCGCAGCCCAGCCTGATCGAGCTGCAGGCCGCCGTCGACGACGCCGAGCGCCGGCTCGCCGAGGCGGGTCACACCGCCGACCGGCTCCGGTTCGTGCAGAGCCAGCTGGAGGAGCGCCGGCGGGCCGCGGACGAGGCCGTGGAGGTGGCGCTGGAGAAGCTGCACGAGTCCGACGCCGTGGTGACGGCCCTGGCCGAGGAGCTGGGGCAGCTGAGCAGCACGGCCCGTTCGGCGAGCGGGGAGGCCGACCGGCTGCGGCAGGCCATCGGGCAGGCCGAGGCCGCCCGGGACCGCGACGTCGCCGGGCTGGCCGAGCTGGAGCAGCGGCTGGCGCTGGCGGCGTCCAGCCAGGACGAGCCCGAGCCGGACCCGGTCGAGCGGGACCGGCTGGCCGAGGCGGCCCGCCGGGCCCGCGGCGCGGAGATGGACGCGCGGCTCGCGCTGCGGACCCAGGAGGAGCGGGCGCGGTCGCTGGCCGGCCGGGCCGACGCCCTGCGGAGGGCCGCGGAGAACGAGCGCCAGGCCCGGGCCCGCGCCCAGGCCCGGCGCGAGCGCCTGCAGCGGGAGGCCCGGGAGGCGACCGCGGTGCAGACCGCCGGCACCTACCTGGCCGCGCAGCTGGAGCGCTCGCTGGCCCGTGCGGCCGCCGCCCGCAGCGAGGCCGAGGCGGCGCGCTCCGAGGCCGAGGCGGCGCTGCGCACCGTCCGCGCCGACGTGCGCTCCCTCGGCAGCCAGTTCGAGCAGCTGGTGGACGCCGTGCACCGCGACGAGCTGGCCCGTGCCGAGCAGCGGATGCGCGTCGACGCGCTGACCGAGAAGGCGATGGTCGAGGTCGGCCTGGAGGCGGAGGCCCTGATGGCCGACTACGGCCCCGACCGGCCCGTCCCGGTGCTGGCCCGGCCCGACGGCACCGCCCTCGGGCCCGACGACGAGCAGCCGCCGCCCGTGCCCTACGTCCGCGACGTGCAGCAGGCCCGGTTCCGCAAGGCCGAACGGGCCATCGCCGCGCTCGGCCGGGTCAACCCGCTGGCGCTGGAGGAGTTCGACGCGATGGAGGAGCGCCACCAGTTCCTCGCCGAGCAGCTCGAGGACCTCCGCCGGACCCGCAAGGACCTGCTCGACATCATCGCCGACGTCGACACCCGGGTGGAGCAGGTCTTCGCGGAGGCCTACGCCGACGTCGAGGCCGCCTTCGTGCGGGTGTTCGCGCGGCTCTTCCCGGGCGGCGAGGGCCGACTGGTGCTGACCGAGCCCGGCAACTGGCTCACCACCGGCGTCGACGTCGAGGCCCGGCCGCCGGGCAAGAAGGTCAAGCGGCTGTCCCTGCTGTCGGGCGGCGAGCGCTCGCTGGTCGCGGTCGCCTTCCTGGTCTCGCTGTTCATCGCGCGGCCGAGCCCGTTCTACATCCTCGACGAGGTCGAGGCCGCCCTGGACGACACCAACCTCGGCCGGCTGCTGGAGATCTACGAGGAGCTGCGGACCAACAGCCAGCTGCTGGTGATCACCCACCAGAAGCGGACGATGGAGATCGCCGACGCCCTCTACGGCGTCACCATGCGCGGGGACGGCGTCTCCGCTGTCATCTCCCAGCGCCTGCGCGAGACGGAGTCGGTGGCCTGA